The following proteins are co-located in the Clostridiales bacterium genome:
- a CDS encoding MBL fold metallo-hydrolase → MILKKFLSGPLAVNCYVAADEATKKAFIVDPGGHNADMVNYIRENKLQIEYIILTHGHGDHIGGVPAALEEYPGSKLVACLHEKAILEDPNMNMSKMTGGVALSLKADHYVTDGQSLKVGDLNLEFLHTPGHTPGGMCIYVGDAVFSGDTLFLQSIGRTDFPGSSYLAIKESIENKLFTLPDDTTVLPGHMAPTTIGFEKENNPFV, encoded by the coding sequence ATGATCTTAAAAAAATTTCTGAGCGGCCCTTTGGCCGTTAACTGTTATGTAGCCGCGGATGAAGCAACAAAAAAGGCTTTTATAGTAGATCCAGGTGGACATAATGCCGATATGGTCAACTATATAAGAGAAAACAAATTACAAATTGAATATATTATCCTGACGCATGGACATGGGGATCATATTGGCGGAGTGCCTGCAGCGTTAGAGGAGTATCCAGGTTCCAAACTGGTGGCCTGTCTTCATGAAAAGGCAATTCTTGAGGATCCTAATATGAATATGTCAAAGATGACTGGCGGAGTGGCTTTATCTCTGAAAGCTGATCATTATGTTACAGACGGTCAGTCACTGAAGGTAGGAGATCTGAATCTTGAATTTCTCCATACACCCGGACACACGCCGGGTGGAATGTGTATTTATGTAGGTGATGCTGTGTTCAGCGGGGATACGTTGTTTCTGCAGTCCATTGGAAGAACAGATTTTCCAGGTTCCTCCTATTTGGCAATCAAGGAATCGATAGAGAATAAACTTTTTACGCTTCCAGATGATACCACAGTACTGCCTGGACATATGGCGCCTACTACCATTGGTTTTGAGAAGGAGAACAATCCTTTTGTATAA
- the hemZ gene encoding coproporphyrinogen dehydrogenase HemZ, with translation MIPQYCLDIWRLLPLVLRRRTILLYKIKLPREINQYELEELVKVFLKAGEYTFITEPNTVDTTDANTSGEIEPNADALNQVTSVANGNPKPEADVLISVPSDPDFTVRTGDQENKNKLKAEEKPEKNSKNQMKRFLFRELERLTGTTPDWGILTGVRPVKLAGELLQREGSLKEVREILSADYFLAEEKIQLLIDIVDCQKQIVKQSPSEAIGLYIGIPFCPTRCVYCSFPSNQGKPEQIEAYLEALHQEIAYTAENMRKKGWYPETIYIGGGTPTTLLPEQLDRLLYHVYEAFDLSKLREFTVEAGRPDTITPEKLAVIKKYKIDRISINPQSMNALTLERIGRNHSPEDIKEAFRMARAAGIPQINTDLIAGLPDESEADFVTTLEQILDLAPENITIHTLALKRASKLKEIDSEFNYKQGKKVRAMLDQAKEMLDRGGFHPYYLYRQKQMTGNFENVGYAKENTEGIYNIRIMEEAQTIIALGAGGISKAWYPEENRLERIPNVSNYEIYIERLDEMLQRKTDNLFEEVKEC, from the coding sequence ATGATACCACAGTACTGCCTGGACATATGGCGCCTACTACCATTGGTTTTGAGAAGGAGAACAATCCTTTTGTATAAAATAAAGCTGCCCCGGGAAATCAATCAATATGAGCTTGAAGAGCTGGTTAAGGTATTCCTGAAAGCAGGCGAATATACATTTATAACTGAGCCAAATACCGTTGATACAACTGATGCAAACACTTCTGGTGAAATAGAGCCAAATGCCGACGCGCTGAACCAAGTCACCTCCGTTGCGAACGGGAACCCAAAACCAGAAGCTGATGTTCTGATTTCTGTTCCCAGTGACCCAGATTTTACAGTTAGAACGGGAGATCAGGAAAATAAGAACAAGCTAAAAGCAGAGGAAAAACCTGAGAAAAATTCTAAGAATCAAATGAAGCGGTTTTTGTTTCGCGAACTGGAGCGACTTACCGGAACAACGCCAGATTGGGGAATTCTTACGGGTGTAAGGCCCGTCAAACTTGCAGGGGAGCTGCTTCAGCGGGAAGGAAGTCTCAAAGAAGTCAGAGAAATTTTAAGTGCGGACTATTTTCTGGCAGAAGAAAAAATTCAGCTTTTGATTGATATTGTTGATTGCCAGAAACAGATCGTAAAGCAGAGTCCGAGTGAGGCCATCGGCCTTTATATTGGAATTCCTTTCTGTCCCACCCGATGTGTATATTGTTCTTTCCCGTCTAATCAGGGCAAACCGGAACAGATTGAAGCATATCTGGAAGCATTGCATCAGGAAATCGCATATACTGCAGAAAATATGAGGAAAAAAGGTTGGTATCCGGAAACGATCTATATCGGCGGCGGAACACCAACCACCCTTCTGCCAGAACAATTGGACAGGCTGTTGTACCATGTTTATGAGGCTTTTGATTTAAGCAAACTCAGAGAGTTTACCGTTGAAGCGGGAAGGCCTGATACCATTACGCCTGAGAAGTTAGCGGTGATCAAGAAGTACAAGATTGATCGGATCAGCATCAATCCCCAGTCCATGAATGCGTTGACTTTGGAGAGAATCGGCAGAAATCACAGCCCAGAGGATATTAAAGAAGCATTCCGAATGGCGAGAGCGGCGGGGATTCCTCAGATCAATACCGATCTTATAGCAGGGCTGCCGGATGAGTCGGAAGCGGATTTTGTTACTACTCTGGAGCAGATCCTCGATTTAGCCCCTGAAAACATTACGATCCACACATTGGCCTTGAAGAGAGCCTCAAAACTGAAGGAAATCGACAGCGAATTCAATTATAAACAAGGAAAAAAAGTAAGGGCTATGCTGGATCAGGCAAAAGAAATGCTTGACCGCGGCGGCTTTCATCCTTATTATTTATATCGGCAGAAGCAGATGACCGGAAATTTTGAAAACGTCGGCTACGCCAAAGAAAATACAGAGGGAATCTACAACATTCGGATTATGGAAGAAGCCCAGACCATCATTGCTCTGGGAGCCGGAGGCATCTCAAAAGCCTGGTATCCGGAGGAAAATCGCCTGGAGCGGATTCCCAATGTTTCAAATTATGAAATCTATATAGAGCGTCTGGATGAAATGCTGCAGAGAAAGACGGACAACTTATTCGAGGAGGTAAAAGAATGTTAA
- the secF gene encoding protein translocase subunit SecF, whose amino-acid sequence MKKVLAVLLTILIIFGWYVTIFGIGSFAPIKDQIKLGLDLSGGVYVVMEAQTDATGDDLKKLMSQTQAVIERRVNQLGLSEPVVTIEGNNRIRVELPGAEDADEAINAIGKTAQLQFVMSDKTIVLDGSQVKDAGIISDQESGGYAIRLEFNKEGSEAFKDATTKIINHEVTSQIDGVPDGAIMIILDGEVISSPVVQSIIPNGEATITAGGRGGFGEEEATSLSALIRGGALPVALKEVQTSVVGPTLGLDALQMSLIAGAIGVALIFILLIAMYRIMGVAANLALLLYILIVFWVIVAMRGVLTLPGIAGLILSIGMAVDANVIIFARIKEEVINGKSIRVAVSSGFKRAMSTIIDSQITTIIAGIVLYQLGSGSVKGFAMTLMIGIIASIFTAVVVTQLYMELISENKTLATMRNFGIKTDEKKPFVEVSFIKHKKIFYIVSVAIIVLGLGVGMVRGFNYGIDFTGGTMFQINMGAETNVSELKNVLKDSGIDDAEIVHAGKENNEIIIKTVQALDSDAREVVLNNLFDKFNLTEDSVLSVEQFGPSVGDMLKANAIKAVIIASIGMLIYIIIRFEWKFGLAAITSVVHDVLILVAFYGLFNVTVNNPFIAAVLTLVGYSINDTIVVFDRIRENLGIMKKNKLDELIDTSIKQTLVRSLMTSLTTVLAIIPLYVLGGETIRQFTLPLIVGIIAGAASSIFIASPVYYDLCQITGGPKYRAKKSKSKD is encoded by the coding sequence ATGAAGAAGGTATTGGCAGTATTATTGACGATCCTGATCATCTTTGGCTGGTATGTTACGATATTCGGCATCGGTTCCTTTGCGCCGATTAAGGACCAGATAAAGTTGGGTCTTGATTTGTCAGGCGGGGTCTATGTCGTAATGGAAGCGCAGACCGATGCAACCGGGGATGATTTAAAAAAGCTTATGTCGCAGACACAGGCTGTTATTGAGCGAAGAGTAAACCAACTAGGGTTGTCTGAGCCAGTCGTTACCATAGAAGGGAATAACCGGATAAGGGTGGAACTTCCAGGGGCTGAAGATGCGGATGAAGCAATCAACGCTATTGGGAAAACTGCACAGCTGCAGTTTGTCATGTCTGATAAAACAATTGTTTTAGACGGCAGTCAAGTAAAGGATGCCGGTATTATTTCGGATCAGGAAAGTGGTGGCTATGCCATCCGGCTTGAGTTCAATAAAGAAGGTTCTGAAGCTTTTAAAGACGCAACTACAAAGATCATAAACCATGAAGTCACTTCGCAGATAGACGGAGTTCCTGATGGTGCAATTATGATTATTCTGGACGGAGAAGTAATTTCATCTCCCGTTGTTCAAAGCATCATCCCCAACGGAGAAGCAACGATTACAGCGGGTGGAAGAGGTGGCTTTGGCGAAGAGGAAGCGACCAGTCTCTCTGCGTTGATTCGCGGCGGAGCGCTCCCTGTGGCATTAAAAGAGGTACAAACCTCTGTTGTTGGACCAACACTTGGTCTTGACGCACTGCAAATGAGTCTGATCGCAGGAGCAATCGGTGTAGCTCTAATCTTTATTTTATTGATCGCTATGTACCGTATTATGGGTGTAGCTGCAAATCTTGCACTGCTTCTCTATATACTTATTGTATTCTGGGTGATCGTTGCCATGAGAGGCGTACTCACGCTTCCTGGTATTGCCGGTTTGATTCTTTCCATCGGTATGGCTGTTGATGCGAATGTTATAATATTTGCCAGAATCAAAGAAGAAGTTATTAATGGAAAGTCCATCCGTGTAGCGGTATCCTCAGGATTTAAAAGAGCCATGTCAACCATTATTGACTCTCAGATAACCACCATTATTGCGGGTATCGTTCTGTATCAGCTTGGATCAGGTTCTGTCAAAGGGTTTGCCATGACACTGATGATCGGTATTATTGCAAGTATCTTTACTGCGGTTGTAGTAACCCAGCTTTATATGGAACTCATCTCAGAGAATAAGACCCTTGCAACTATGAGAAACTTCGGTATAAAAACGGATGAAAAGAAACCATTTGTTGAAGTCAGCTTTATAAAACATAAGAAGATTTTCTACATCGTATCTGTGGCAATTATAGTTCTTGGTCTCGGAGTTGGTATGGTCAGAGGCTTCAATTACGGAATTGACTTTACCGGTGGTACCATGTTCCAGATTAATATGGGCGCGGAAACAAACGTATCTGAATTGAAAAATGTCCTAAAAGATAGTGGAATAGACGATGCAGAGATTGTTCATGCAGGCAAAGAAAACAATGAAATAATCATCAAAACAGTTCAAGCGCTTGACTCTGATGCAAGAGAAGTGGTATTAAACAATCTCTTTGATAAGTTTAATTTGACAGAGGACTCTGTATTATCGGTGGAACAGTTTGGGCCGTCTGTCGGTGACATGCTGAAGGCGAATGCGATCAAAGCAGTGATTATCGCATCCATCGGTATGCTGATTTACATCATTATTCGATTTGAATGGAAATTCGGCTTGGCTGCAATTACCTCTGTAGTTCATGATGTATTGATACTCGTTGCATTTTATGGTTTATTCAATGTCACTGTGAACAACCCATTTATCGCGGCGGTGCTGACTCTGGTGGGATACTCGATTAATGATACCATCGTAGTATTCGACCGAATCCGTGAAAATCTTGGTATCATGAAGAAAAACAAATTGGATGAATTGATTGATACCAGTATTAAGCAGACTCTCGTGCGATCCTTAATGACATCGCTAACAACTGTACTGGCTATCATTCCGCTTTATGTTCTGGGCGGAGAGACCATACGCCAATTTACCTTGCCGTTGATCGTCGGTATTATCGCTGGTGCGGCATCCTCTATCTTTATAGCGAGCCCCGTATATTATGATCTGTGTCAGATCACCGGCGGTCCGAAATATAGAGCAAAAAAAAGCAAGAGTAAGGACTAA
- a CDS encoding HAMP domain-containing protein, producing the protein MFEAKGENMENIFRTGNAKSISTKILLILTLMVIGITVLIGTFSIVEHRKEVIAQKAGKSEAIGSIVAANTNPEKLKALIASDKETDYYPEIKQVLSDIKTATDVKYLVVVASNPEDKTMRYLAEGQKADDNPDDIFPFNTTTAYSDFFKNEKDGDIFESAFEKGEVYNYGMYEDADFGYLMTVFIPILDANGKTVAMVGVDLDANDIVREANELMYLLIGIAAAGILIMVITSRYLIKRTIILPLKNLVAASDSLAAGDVNATVDSSQDDEIGQLASAFRKMIEHIREQAGAAEQIAAGDLNVALLPKSDKDILSISLLNVVKELSLLTEETGELTKAALEGNLSARGNADALRGGYQKILGEVNSVMDAIITPLQICAGYMENISKGEIPEPIINEYYGDFDRIKGSINSCIMAVNLLVEDMNSLSMAAIEGHLSSRADTAGHSGKFLEVVEGVNATLDTIAGPLQMAASYLSEIGKGQIPERITDSYRGDFNSIKDSINSCIDGLDGLVEGKQVLARMSQNDYTARVEGNYQGIFSETAASINHVGSHINHVIDIIKRVADGDLSDLETLLADGVRNENDALMPSIVQMIETIKDLIEETVILSENAVRGNLSARGNSEKFSGEYGNVINGINRTLEAIIEPIREASDVLKEVAKGNLNTKMNGSYHGDHAEIKHALNGTVENLQSYVGEISSVLADMGNGNLDQSITAEYKGDFVEIKDSLNNISNSLSHALREISQAADEVASGARQVSDASQALSQGTTEQASTLEELTASITEIANQTRQNAVSANQANEFSENAKTNGQKGNEQMREMLGSMEDISASSTNISKIIKVIDDIAFQTNILALNAAVEAARAGQHGKGFAVVAEEVRNLAARSAAAARETTELIEGSIGRVENGTALANATAAALSEIASGIEKSADLIGSISDASSEQAAGIEQINVGIRQIAQVVQNNSATAEESAAASEELSGQAEILKQMVGRFQLKKTAAYQIDTVERLFTDTEANKNSSDPYGKMKAKPGFLPMDQENNKY; encoded by the coding sequence ATGTTCGAAGCAAAAGGAGAAAATATGGAAAATATATTTAGAACTGGAAACGCAAAATCCATCAGTACGAAAATACTTCTTATTTTAACCCTTATGGTGATTGGAATCACAGTGCTGATTGGAACCTTTAGTATTGTGGAGCACAGAAAAGAGGTAATCGCCCAGAAAGCGGGTAAGTCAGAGGCGATTGGAAGCATTGTGGCTGCGAATACAAACCCCGAAAAACTGAAAGCATTAATTGCTTCAGATAAAGAGACAGACTATTACCCTGAAATAAAGCAAGTTCTGTCAGACATCAAAACAGCCACTGATGTAAAATATCTTGTTGTGGTTGCATCGAATCCAGAAGATAAAACGATGCGGTATCTTGCAGAAGGGCAGAAGGCAGATGACAACCCAGATGACATCTTCCCCTTCAATACTACTACCGCTTATTCTGATTTCTTTAAAAATGAAAAGGATGGAGACATCTTCGAATCTGCATTTGAAAAAGGCGAAGTTTACAACTACGGCATGTATGAAGATGCTGACTTTGGCTACCTGATGACAGTTTTTATTCCAATTCTGGATGCAAACGGCAAGACCGTTGCCATGGTGGGCGTGGATCTGGATGCCAACGATATCGTAAGAGAAGCCAATGAGCTGATGTATCTGCTGATTGGCATTGCAGCGGCAGGTATTCTTATCATGGTGATTACGTCCCGATATCTGATCAAAAGAACCATAATACTGCCCTTGAAGAATCTCGTCGCTGCGTCGGATTCACTGGCGGCAGGAGATGTTAATGCAACAGTAGACAGCAGCCAGGACGACGAAATCGGACAGCTGGCCAGTGCTTTTCGGAAAATGATTGAGCACATCAGGGAGCAGGCTGGGGCGGCAGAACAGATTGCGGCGGGGGATCTTAATGTAGCGCTTCTCCCGAAATCGGACAAGGATATTCTTTCGATCAGCCTGCTGAATGTGGTGAAGGAACTGAGTCTGCTGACAGAAGAGACGGGAGAGCTGACGAAAGCGGCGTTGGAAGGAAATCTCTCTGCCCGCGGAAATGCCGATGCACTCAGGGGCGGATACCAAAAGATCCTTGGAGAGGTAAATTCGGTCATGGACGCCATCATTACGCCGCTGCAGATTTGCGCTGGATATATGGAAAACATCAGCAAGGGAGAAATCCCTGAGCCGATCATCAATGAATACTATGGCGATTTTGACCGGATCAAAGGCAGCATCAATTCCTGCATCATGGCGGTCAATCTGCTGGTAGAGGACATGAATTCGCTTTCCATGGCGGCCATTGAGGGTCATCTTTCAAGCCGTGCCGACACTGCTGGACACAGCGGCAAGTTCTTAGAAGTAGTAGAAGGAGTCAATGCGACGTTAGATACCATCGCCGGACCGCTGCAAATGGCTGCTTCTTATCTGAGTGAGATTGGAAAGGGCCAGATTCCGGAACGGATTACAGACAGCTACCGTGGTGATTTCAACAGCATTAAGGACAGCATCAATTCCTGCATCGACGGTCTTGACGGTCTTGTGGAAGGGAAGCAGGTTCTGGCCAGAATGAGCCAGAACGATTATACGGCAAGAGTAGAAGGGAACTATCAGGGAATCTTCAGCGAGACTGCCGCCTCCATCAATCATGTGGGCTCCCATATCAACCATGTCATCGATATCATCAAGCGGGTTGCCGACGGGGACCTCAGCGATCTTGAAACGCTGCTGGCAGACGGAGTACGCAATGAAAACGATGCTCTGATGCCGTCTATTGTACAGATGATTGAGACCATTAAGGATTTGATCGAAGAAACCGTGATCCTGTCTGAAAACGCAGTGAGGGGTAATCTGTCTGCGAGGGGAAATTCCGAAAAATTCAGCGGGGAGTACGGAAACGTGATCAACGGCATTAACAGAACGCTTGAAGCGATCATAGAACCGATACGGGAAGCGTCCGATGTTTTGAAGGAGGTGGCAAAAGGTAACCTCAATACAAAAATGAACGGAAGCTATCACGGCGACCACGCCGAAATCAAGCACGCGCTTAATGGAACCGTGGAAAATCTCCAAAGTTATGTCGGAGAAATCTCCAGCGTGCTTGCGGATATGGGAAACGGAAACCTGGATCAGTCTATTACTGCGGAATATAAAGGAGACTTTGTAGAAATCAAAGATTCTTTGAATAACATCAGCAATTCTCTGTCCCATGCGCTTCGGGAGATCAGCCAGGCGGCTGACGAAGTGGCGTCGGGCGCAAGGCAGGTTTCCGATGCAAGTCAGGCCCTTTCCCAGGGAACCACTGAACAGGCCAGCACGCTGGAAGAACTTACAGCTTCCATCACGGAAATTGCAAACCAGACCAGGCAGAATGCTGTCAGTGCAAACCAAGCCAATGAATTCTCGGAAAACGCAAAAACGAACGGGCAAAAGGGAAATGAACAGATGCGTGAAATGCTTGGATCCATGGAGGATATTAGCGCATCCTCCACCAATATTTCTAAGATCATCAAAGTCATTGACGATATTGCGTTCCAGACCAACATTCTGGCTCTTAACGCCGCAGTGGAGGCTGCCAGAGCCGGACAGCACGGAAAAGGCTTCGCTGTTGTAGCGGAAGAGGTGCGAAACCTGGCCGCAAGGAGTGCCGCCGCTGCAAGAGAGACGACAGAGCTTATCGAGGGGTCCATCGGCAGGGTTGAAAACGGAACGGCGCTTGCCAACGCAACTGCGGCGGCGCTGTCTGAAATCGCCTCCGGTATTGAAAAGTCTGCCGATTTGATCGGAAGCATATCCGATGCATCCAGTGAGCAGGCTGCGGGAATTGAACAGATCAATGTGGGAATCAGGCAGATTGCTCAGGTGGTGCAGAACAATTCCGCAACCGCTGAGGAGAGTGCGGCGGCAAGTGAGGAACTGTCGGGACAGGCAGAAATATTGAAGCAGATGGTCGGTAGATTTCAGCTTAAGAAAACCGCTGCTTATCAAATAGACACCGTGGAGCGGCTGTTCACGGATACGGAAGCGAACAAGAATTCCAGCGATCCCTATGGCAAAATGAAAGCAAAGCCCGGATTCCTCCCGATGGATCAGGAAAACAATAAATATTAA
- a CDS encoding D-tyrosyl-tRNA(Tyr) deacylase, with protein sequence MRAVVQRVVKADVTVEEKVTGAIDQGLMVLLGVEDEDDTADAVYLADKIAGLRIFEDEDGKMNLSVKDVGGSLLTVSQFTLFGDCRKGKRPSFIKAARPEKAIELYRKFVDLCKEQGLPVEEGIFQAEMLVRIYNDGPVTILLDSKKTF encoded by the coding sequence ATGCGCGCAGTAGTACAGCGAGTCGTGAAAGCAGATGTAACAGTTGAAGAAAAGGTAACCGGCGCCATTGATCAGGGCTTGATGGTTCTGCTTGGCGTGGAGGATGAGGATGATACAGCTGATGCGGTTTATCTGGCGGATAAAATAGCCGGTTTGCGCATTTTTGAAGACGAAGATGGAAAAATGAATCTGTCCGTAAAGGATGTTGGCGGATCTTTGCTGACAGTGTCGCAGTTTACCTTATTCGGAGATTGCAGAAAAGGAAAGAGACCCAGTTTTATCAAAGCAGCGAGACCTGAAAAAGCAATTGAATTATATAGAAAATTTGTGGACTTGTGCAAGGAACAGGGACTTCCTGTTGAAGAAGGAATATTCCAGGCCGAGATGTTGGTTAGAATATACAACGACGGGCCTGTAACGATATTGTTAGATAGTAAGAAGACCTTTTAG
- a CDS encoding TIGR04086 family membrane protein: MEMIWKNMKGFLFALLLFIIMTLAVSAVVKFTPAPERWAIYYMIGVLCISCLFLGTYFGNHYKKRGFLYGALYSIIFLLVLSAIYMLAFSTGLELGLGMTRYIIPLLFGCVGGMIGVNMRG; encoded by the coding sequence ATGGAAATGATATGGAAAAATATGAAGGGCTTTTTATTTGCGCTGCTTCTTTTTATTATCATGACACTGGCAGTCAGCGCTGTGGTTAAGTTTACTCCGGCTCCTGAAAGATGGGCGATATACTATATGATCGGCGTCCTTTGCATCAGCTGCCTATTTTTAGGAACGTATTTCGGTAATCACTACAAGAAAAGAGGGTTTCTATACGGTGCCCTGTATTCCATCATTTTTCTGCTGGTTTTATCAGCAATCTATATGCTTGCTTTCTCCACGGGATTAGAATTGGGACTCGGTATGACAAGGTATATCATTCCGCTGCTTTTTGGCTGCGTCGGAGGAATGATTGGGGTAAATATGCGCGGTTAG
- a CDS encoding bifunctional (p)ppGpp synthetase/guanosine-3',5'-bis(diphosphate) 3'-pyrophosphohydrolase, with product MEIMEQFLSDLLQINPNINIELIRRAYQKAEEFHEGQLRKSGEPYLVHPVEVAKILAELGMDENTIVAGLLHDTVEDTSYSEAELKSDFGEEVALLVDGVTKLGSLVFESKEERQAENLRKMFLAMSKDIRVLIIKLSDRLHNLRTINYMSEEQIRDKCKETLEIYAPLASRLGIYTMKFELEDIALKHLDPEAYYDLVSQVKSKKQQREDYINKVIAEIKESLDDLKIPYEITGRSKHFYSIYRKMKYQNKQMEEIFDLTAVRIIVESVKDCYAVLGVVHTMWKPIPGRFKDYIAMPKTNRYQSLHTTVIGDNGDPFEIQIRSYEMHRVAEYGIAAHWKYKEGVSQDKEESKLAWLRQTLEWQKDLNDPKEFMETLKVDLFSNQVFVFTPKGDVIELPAGSTPLDFAFKIHSAIGVKCIGAKVNGKMVPIDHTLKNGNIVEIVTSSNSKGPSIDWLKIAQSSNARNKIRQWLKKENKSENTDKGKEMLEKYTKRKGYDSQQIIKSSYINRCAKAFNLASADDLYTAIGSGGVLLSKVVTMLLGYYHEDKQAELRRKEKTEQAEENKKKQKKKEQTGVTVKGVDNLLIRFSKCCNPVPGDEIIGFITKGRGISVHRKDCINVLTLPEEELQRTIEVEWDKQKDNMSYDTDINILAEDRKGLFSDLSRVCEDMDVHIAGVNAKSAKDGIINITMTLSITNTGQIEKVLRSLRSVQGVADVYRAIT from the coding sequence ATGGAGATAATGGAGCAATTCTTATCGGACCTTCTGCAGATCAACCCGAATATCAATATCGAACTGATCAGGAGGGCTTACCAAAAAGCAGAAGAATTTCATGAAGGACAATTAAGAAAATCGGGTGAACCATATTTGGTTCACCCTGTTGAAGTTGCTAAAATCCTGGCGGAATTGGGCATGGACGAAAACACCATCGTCGCAGGGCTCCTTCATGATACGGTTGAGGATACCTCTTATTCAGAAGCAGAACTGAAGTCTGATTTTGGAGAAGAGGTAGCGCTCCTTGTAGACGGTGTGACGAAGCTGGGCAGCCTTGTTTTTGAAAGCAAAGAAGAACGACAAGCGGAAAATCTAAGAAAGATGTTTCTTGCCATGTCAAAAGATATCCGCGTTTTGATCATCAAGCTTTCGGACAGGCTCCACAATCTCAGAACCATCAACTATATGAGTGAAGAGCAGATCAGGGATAAGTGCAAGGAAACACTGGAAATTTATGCGCCTCTAGCTAGCAGGCTCGGTATCTATACCATGAAGTTTGAGCTTGAGGATATTGCGTTGAAACATCTTGATCCGGAAGCCTACTATGATCTAGTCAGCCAGGTGAAATCCAAAAAGCAGCAGCGTGAAGACTATATCAATAAAGTAATCGCTGAGATCAAGGAGAGCCTTGACGACTTGAAAATACCTTATGAGATTACGGGCCGTTCCAAGCATTTTTACAGCATCTATCGAAAGATGAAGTATCAAAATAAACAGATGGAAGAAATTTTTGATCTGACCGCGGTGCGTATAATCGTTGAGAGTGTGAAAGACTGCTATGCGGTACTTGGTGTGGTTCATACCATGTGGAAGCCTATTCCTGGGAGATTTAAGGATTACATAGCAATGCCCAAGACAAACCGCTATCAATCCTTGCATACCACCGTCATCGGCGACAACGGTGATCCGTTTGAAATCCAGATCAGATCCTATGAAATGCACAGGGTTGCAGAATACGGTATCGCAGCCCATTGGAAATACAAGGAAGGTGTCTCTCAGGACAAGGAAGAAAGTAAACTCGCATGGCTGAGGCAGACCTTGGAATGGCAGAAAGACCTGAATGATCCCAAAGAATTTATGGAAACACTGAAGGTGGATCTATTCTCCAATCAGGTTTTCGTATTCACCCCCAAGGGCGATGTCATAGAACTTCCGGCAGGCTCTACACCGCTGGATTTTGCTTTTAAAATCCATTCAGCCATCGGCGTCAAATGTATCGGTGCCAAGGTGAACGGGAAAATGGTTCCCATCGACCATACGCTGAAAAATGGAAATATTGTTGAGATTGTAACATCATCCAACAGCAAAGGCCCCAGCATTGACTGGCTGAAGATCGCGCAAAGCAGCAATGCCAGAAATAAGATCAGGCAGTGGCTGAAAAAAGAAAATAAATCTGAAAACACGGACAAAGGAAAGGAAATGCTGGAAAAGTACACCAAGAGAAAAGGTTACGACAGCCAGCAGATCATCAAGAGCTCCTATATCAATCGATGTGCGAAGGCCTTTAATCTAGCTTCTGCGGATGACCTTTATACGGCGATCGGTTCCGGAGGCGTTCTTCTGAGCAAGGTTGTTACCATGCTGCTTGGGTATTATCATGAGGATAAGCAGGCAGAACTCAGAAGAAAGGAAAAAACAGAACAAGCTGAAGAAAATAAGAAAAAGCAGAAGAAGAAAGAGCAGACAGGGGTTACCGTTAAAGGCGTTGATAATCTGCTGATCCGCTTCTCCAAATGCTGCAATCCGGTTCCTGGTGATGAAATTATTGGCTTCATTACAAAAGGCAGGGGAATTTCCGTCCACAGAAAAGACTGTATCAATGTGCTCACGCTGCCGGAAGAAGAGCTTCAGCGAACCATTGAGGTTGAATGGGATAAACAGAAAGATAATATGTCCTACGATACCGATATTAATATTCTGGCCGAGGACAGAAAGGGGCTATTCTCCGATTTGTCAAGAGTATGCGAAGATATGGATGTCCATATCGCAGGGGTCAATGCAAAGAGTGCAAAGGATGGAATTATAAACATTACAATGACGTTGTCCATTACCAATACCGGGCAGATCGAAAAGGTGCTGCGATCTTTGCGCAGCGTACAGGGGGTAGCTGACGTTTATCGTGCTATTACCTAG